The proteins below come from a single bacterium genomic window:
- the rplI gene encoding 50S ribosomal protein L9 gives MELILLQDVEKLGRRGAVVKVADGHARNYLIPRGLAVPVTGKNRAALVAELERVSSREKRVREGAQEEAARLAEVALKFEKLCNEAGELYGSVTAGEIAAALAERGFDVDRKLVSFDEPVSHIGIFTARVRLVEGVEAPVSVTVVRPEE, from the coding sequence ATGGAGCTAATATTATTGCAGGATGTCGAGAAGCTCGGGCGCCGGGGCGCGGTCGTGAAAGTGGCCGACGGCCACGCCCGCAACTACCTTATCCCGCGGGGTTTGGCGGTCCCGGTGACGGGCAAAAACCGGGCGGCGCTCGTGGCCGAGCTGGAGCGCGTCTCGAGCCGCGAAAAGCGCGTCCGCGAAGGCGCCCAGGAGGAAGCGGCGCGGCTCGCGGAAGTGGCGCTCAAGTTCGAAAAACTCTGCAACGAGGCCGGCGAGCTCTACGGGAGCGTGACCGCCGGCGAAATCGCGGCGGCGCTCGCTGAACGCGGCTTCGACGTCGACCGCAAGCTGGTGTCCTTCGACGAGCCCGTATCGCACATCGGGATATTTACGGCCCGGGTAAGGCTCGTCGAGGGCGTAGAGGCGCCGGTGTCCGTAACCGTCGTACGCCCGGAGGAGTAG
- the rpsR gene encoding 30S ribosomal protein S18, producing MAKMKVRRAVKKRHCRFCADKVEYIDYKDILLIRRYMSDKAKIKARRSTGNCSQHQRQLSRAIKRARFMGLLPYLRELYR from the coding sequence ATGGCGAAGATGAAAGTCCGCCGAGCGGTCAAGAAAAGGCATTGCCGGTTTTGCGCCGACAAGGTCGAATATATCGACTATAAGGATATCCTGCTTATTCGGCGGTACATGAGCGACAAGGCCAAAATAAAGGCGCGGCGCTCTACCGGTAATTGTTCGCAACATCAACGGCAACTGTCGCGGGCGATAAAACGCGCGCGGTTTATGGGTTTGTTACCTTACTTACGAGAGCTGTACCGTTAG